The Punica granatum isolate Tunisia-2019 chromosome 4, ASM765513v2, whole genome shotgun sequence sequence TTTATCATCCGTAGAGCTCGATGTAGCTGAAGGAAGCGCAAGATAGTTCAGGTCTAAAGGGGGTATATCAGCATTTTCTCTGCTCCTCCCCTCTTCATTCATGGACTCTGCAGCAGCTCGCGATGCTAATAATTTTGGGAATGCTACACAGTTCTGCAATAAATATTCAAAAGCCAATGATTCAAACAAATTATATCTTACATTACACAAACAAGTGACCCTGTATCATCCCAACAATGAACAAAAATTATGCAAGAGAATGAAAATATTCATAACTAATTATAGGAAGTTGGTAGATGGAACGCACCTTATTTGACAGCGACACTCCTTCGCCTGcattagaaagaaaagaaacacaCTTCATATAATGCGGTATTAAAGTGAAAAATTATGTACTTCACTGATATCTTAAATTGAGTCCAAAAGGCAGCTCGGTTTTATAAAAAACCAGGAGCAGTTTTTTAGTTATATGTTCTCCTTcaaaagagagggaaaaagaaagttaTACCCTTGTCGCTTCACATCTACAAGACATGTTGGATTATAAGACGTCCCAAAATGCATAACCCCTTTTGACTTCATTTTActcactttattttttttaataatgatcATTTCATCCACTTGGCACGACAAGAAAGATAAACctaaaaagatgaaaatttaGCAAATCACAAATATGTGTCGTTTCCAAAATCCTTGAGACCAGTGATGATGGCTACGTTAGTACATACCGCAAAGATGGTCGTCCTTTAGGGCGTCCATGTCCATAGTGTCTGTTTCCGCAGAAGACTCGTTCTTCAAATCATCAGCATTATCCTTCTCCTCACTATCCGTGGAGCTCCATAGAGGTTGCAATTTCACTCCTTGCTGCCCGCCACCTCTGGACAGCCTGAGAACTTCACTGAATTTATTGGTATTTCCTTTAAACTGGGTGGTGCTGGACACTGACTCCCTTAAGATTTTACCTCCTTTCAACAAGTTAGCATCTGTCTTCTTCTCAGTAAAGAATAACTCCTTCATTTTTTGATGGAACTTCGAGCCTTCCACGGAATCTATAGTGGTGCATATTCTCATAGTCTCTATATCAAAGAAGGACCTTCTTGATCGAGACGAACACTCTGCCTCTGCAACCTCAAAGGGACTGGTTTGGCTTTGGAAGAAACTAGTCCCTAAATCTTTTAGGCTTTTTCGGTACACATTATTACCAAGATAGAATGCTAACTGATCTTTGCTGGTCAAGGGATCGTTGTCCGATTGCTGAACAAAAACTGCAGAACTACCATGATAATTACACTGATCAGGCCCCAACTTAGTAAGGCTCGTGTTCATCAAACGCCCTTTGGCAGTAACTTTCTCCAGCCTACCAGCACTGGGCCCAACTGGATATCCACAGCTGAATGTGAAAAAATCATCCTTAGAAGATGCCGAAACAACCAAGCTGTTTTTCTCATCAAAATGACGAGAGGTACCTCCCAGGTCAAGAAGCCGTTCTTGTGATCGGGTCTCATAACCAGATGGGGTCCACAAAGACATCTTCTCCTGCTTCACAAAATCTCCTGGAGAAGCGCTGGGCCCAATTTTGGGATGAATCTGAGGTCCCGCCGCCTGACCACAGAAGAGACTAGCCTGGTCATTCTTATGCGTCATCATGCTCTTGTCTCGATTTCTAGAGAGGCCAAACATGGGAAAGGGCTGGTCATGTtctaatctctctttcctcgaGAAATGTGAGAATACTTTCAGACTCTCATCGGGGGGATTGGCAGATCCCGCTACAGGCACTTCTGTCAATTCCTCACTGCCACAGTTAGAAGCATCGGTTGCAGCGTCAGGTCTACTGAGGTACGGCAGCTGCTGCCTAGTTGCAGGACCGGAATTGCCTTCCATTGGCTTATGATCAACAAGTAGATGGTTCCGAGCATGAGATGCTGCTTTACTCATTCGATTCCAATGAGCCATCCAAACAGATTGACGAGCATAAATAGAATCCTCGCCTGAGTCTCTCTTTTCATGATAGGATTGCATGACATGGTTAGACATGTTAAGGCAAGACGATGAAATGCGGACTTGATCGAGAGAGCTCCCACTTCAAACAAAGGCCATGAATTACCTGAAAAAGAGGAGCAAAAGAACGAGTTAATTACTCCAGCCCGCTTTGTAGTTCTAAGGAAACTAGCAAGAGAGAAGACGGTCAATAGTAACTCACAGAGTATGCTAAAGCAAATGAGAAAATGCAACCTCTACAGACAAGGAACAGAAACTGGATAATAAAAATGGGTTTGCAAAATCAGCAGACCGATGAAGCAAATTATGTGAAAACTAAGCGATCGCAAAGGATTTACCAAGACCATTTTAAAGTAAGACAGGTCTCCCGGAAACATAAACTAACATAGGTCATAGGAAGTTGGGAACACTATCCGAAAGACctagagaaagcttggggggCAGTCAACAAACTCCAGCACATCAAAATCTTTGGAAAACATCCGACCACTCTTGCTCAAACCCCTGCTGCGCAATAAGAACCCGACCATCACTCTTCAATGCTAAGTTCATTCATTCAACGAGCAGAGGGCCCTCTTCCGTCGAGGTCCATCCCCTCTCCCTGTGTAGTGACAAACCAAAAGAGCCCAAAAAGAAGCAAACACAGAAAAACCAAACCCAAACACAGTTTCTACTAAATGATGACTTCCAGTCCTTTCACccttcatcatcttcatccgATCGACAATTTACCTTAAATCCTCTCGAAGAGAGGGAAACAGAAAAAGTGAACCATCCCCAGAAACCAATATTTAAACACCCCAATCCCATGTCATCTCAACAGAACCCTTCACAAGTCAATAACCACGGAACCCCAGAATCTCTACACGCGTCACTCCACCCAATCATTCTTTTACAGCACATGCTGTAATGGGCAGCGGCAACAACAATCACCCCCAGACAGAAAGACGCAGACCCACAATAATTACAACTGAATTCACCAGCATCGACTCACCGTTACAGTTCTCTTTGGGATGGCAGGGATCCAAGAACGACAGCAACAGGGCAAGAAATGGAGAGAAGGAATCAAAAAATTTATCTGGTCGTGGAGGGATTGCTGTCGTTGGGGGGAGGAGGAAAGCGAGTGAGAGTTGGCCTTCCCAGCTGTGGCAatggaagaaaggaaaggaaagaaaactACTGCGAGCCGAgctctcctctccctcctcttCAGCCGCAGCCGAGCTGTAATTTTCAAGAATTTTTCTCTGAGACAAGGGCCCCACTAACATGCACTTTTCTGATTGGTCCTTCtgttttttcccttctttacGCAATTAAATATTCATGATAACTAATTATTCTATATTTAAGACTTAAATTtgctatattattataatattattacaaCTTCTAAATCCTTTATTGTACCCGTACTCGCGTGGACACTCTCGGATTGGCTCGGTTAGATTTGGCATGACAGTTGATGTGTTCCGTATTCTCAAGTTCATCGGCGGCCAGCCGGTTAGAATCGTTAAATCCTCTATAGTAAAATCCGCATTCATCGGCGGCCGATTAGAATCGTTAAATAATATCACCATTATTTAAGAAGAAGACAGCGGCAAAGACACCGCCTTATACCAACGCATATGGATcggggatttttttttatttttttttggggtaagGCACGGAATCTGGGATTCAATTGTTAAAAGTTTAATTGAAAATCTTGGAGAGGGGCCCACATATGTCAGTGAAAAGGTCAAAAGGTTGCATTTATGCAATCTAATAAGTACCAAAAACAGGGTACCCATTGGTGAAATGGAGCAGCTGAGGAATGTAAATTCTGCTGCGTACAATTGAAGACTCTTTTGAGATTATCTGTTTTTCACTTGTCCTATCACGCTCGGAATTCGAAATGTTTTGTTGACTCGTCTTGATTTGTTCGAGTTATTTTTGGATGGTCATATTGATATAAATACATTTTGAATCAATGAAAATTCTGtcacttattaaaaaaaaaaagtataagaaTGAAGGGATCATCATGCACCCGATTGTGTTTTGTGAgagtataaataaataaatataaactaGGAAACTGTAGCACATCATGCTCAAAAGCATTAACTTTGCAATTTGCATGGTAAGAAATATTTATGACCTAAAAGACAGGAACGATTAAAAATTTCCATTTGCATGTACtgttatttcctttttcttttttttttttttctttttggcgtGAGTTATTTCCTTTTAATAGGTGTCATCCCTAACAAAACGGTTTTTATGGGAGTAAGTTTCTCCGTTTTCCAAATTAATTAGTAGGTCTCTACTACAGCAGGATTGGTTTAGGTGTTTCAACAcagcttcttctccttcaATAAAGCTCTCAAATTCGATCTTGTGAAGAGAGAAAATTCCGAGAGATCTTTAACTATAAGTAAACTTACTCGACTTAGTCGTGACTTAGGATTAATTGAATGATTGAAGATTCTTTTTGGGTCGGCATTATACTCAGAGGTGAAATTAGGCTCGATTAGTTCAGTTCAAATCGGATCGGTCAACTAAGGGTTAATACTCTCTTTGCatgaattttctatatttgcAAAACTAAAATTcgagactttatttaaggaGAATAAGCGTTCGAACCATTTGAACTAATCCTATCTATTAAAGATTTTAATCAAGGTGATGGTGGATTGGAACAAAACTAATTTTCTATTCATGAATAATTCCTCTTACAatccttttctttattattattttcataaacGTTTGATCTATTACTGAGTTTCAAACTTATTGTCATACGATTTGTTAGCCAGAACGTCGAATTCAAAGATACTTCTCCATGATATATATCAGCAATTGACAAGTACAAATGAAATTGTGAGCAAATGAATACTAAAACATAAGAGAAAAAGTCCACATAGTAAGGTCCAAcatgaaataattaaattgagtTAAGATAAATTGTAATTAGGAGCTCAAATAACACATCTTTTAAAGACTTTTGTTTGGGAGGCGTTGGTACGAGAGCTGACGCATAAAGACCCAAGGGGTagaggttttctttttctttttattttcccatttcaataaagaaaagtaaaattgatCGAGAAATTTAGAGTAATGCAGAGAGCCATAATCCTTTAAAAGCATCTGCAGTGAGAGCCCATTTTCAAGGCCAGTTAGGTCCACGTGGCAACTGGGTCGGACCCTAAATGACACTCCCACTGCAGTAGGCTCGAGCCCGCGACACTGGCCCAATGAAATGGATCAGTGCCACATGGCAGGCGTGGTCCATACGCCTGTCAGCCCCTGTTGActagtttatttatttatttattttaaataatcgGTTCTAGCTgttacatttaattttttttaaaatcagccAACGATACTTGTAGCCTTTGgctaatttaattgatttaaaataaaattcttttataaatgaaaactTCGACCACCACACGTTCTCACGACCACCACTCTCACATATTACAAGcttattttacattttctctCACTTCCCCTTGTTGATCTCGATTTCCAATAAATGGCTAGAAACCCCAGGTAATCTGAGAAATTTTCCATCCTTGAAGAGTTGTTGCTCGATGATTTGGATGAGCAAATGCTCGACCTCTTAATGCAAATTTAGGAGGAGGATGAAAGCTCTTCTAGGAGGCCTCGAAGAATTGATAAATATCGTCAAGAGGAGCATGATCGTCTATGGAATGACTACTTCGCACCGGAGCCTATGTACCCACCATCATATTTCCAGTGAAGGTTTCGAATGAGGTGGAGCTCTTCCAATGCATAATGGATTTGATCACTGTTGTTGATCCATATTTCCAACAAAAGGACGATGCAATTGGCAGAGCATGCATATTCCATTGCAAAAGTTCACGACTACAATTCGTATGTTGGCGTATGGTATATCATCTGATTCCATCGATGACTCCATACGAATCGATGAAAGCACCGCCAAATCAGTGCCTAGAGAAATTTGTCGAAGCTGTGATATCGGTGTTCGGTGAACAATGTTTTCGAAGCCTTAATGCAGATGATATCCAAAAATTATTACAGATGTAGGCGGTCCGCTGCTTCACTTATATGCTGGGGAGCTTGGATTGCATGCGTTGACGGTGGAAGAACTACCTTAAAGCATGGAAAGGTATGTTTCAAGGTGGTCACCATGAGGTTCCGACTCTAATACTTGAAGTTGTGCTTCAAGTGACCTATGGATATGGCACATATATTTTGGAGTGGCCGGTTATAACAACGATCTCAACGTGTTAGACCGGTCACCATTATTTGATGATATGTTTAACAGTCGCACTCCAAGAGTAACCTACATTGTCAATGGTAATACCTACATAATAGGGTACAACTTAATTGATGGAATATATCCTAAATGGGCAATGTTTGTCAAAATAATCTCCTGTTCGCAAGGAGATAAAAGGAAGTTTTTTGCTTATTTTGCATAATATGATTGTTGAAGATGAGTGTGAAATGTATGTCAGAAGATTCGACTCGCTCCTAGATGACGATGAAGAAGAAGTGGTTGTAGGACCGATGCAAAGGTTTAAGGGAAATATTACTCCATCTTTGAGTTATATCCAAAGGAGTGTTAACCTTTGTGATAAACAAAAGTATCGACAATTACAAGCGGATTTGATGGAACACCTTTGGCAGTTTCATAACCGTTGAGGGCATGATCACCAATTATCGATTCTTACCTTTTTAGTGTTTCAATTATGTAATATTGTTCTCTATGTAATGTATTTTCTAATGTAATGTTTAAGTTATGCAATATTATTGTTAATCATTCGATCTTATCcgtaattaatatatttgtttaattatatatatttttattgaaaatttaaattaaaaaataaatgttaaataattgcaatttttattaaaatggaATAATTAAAATGCTAATTTATtaagtaaatataataataaattaataaatatgaaagtatatttttaaagaaaaatcaagTGGGAATCAGGCCACAAAATGAGACTTCCATTATAGAGGGAGCGTCACTTTTGTTTAGGTGTCACTTTGATTATTTAGCCACATGTGGGGCCCCCAAAAGGAGAATTGCCCCCGAAATCGACCCTTGCACTTCGGATGCTCTAAGAACCCCAGGATTTTTTTCGTCGAATTTTTGCCAACGAAATTGCTggtgcaattttattttaactcttttcatttttattaatcGCACTCATGAACTCATCTTataatcaaaaataaaaaaatttgacggAGCCACTTACATGACCCAATGTTAGGTGATACTGAAATCACGACCATCCACTTCAAGTGGGGCTCGCGGATTGACGGCCCTGATGACGTTGCGTGGCCTGACTCGCGATCATGTTAGGAAAACACAAAATCGGAATATGGGGGTGGGCGAGCGATTtgaatggatatttgataGGGCCAAATTCAAAGTCCCAGTCCAACGTTAGTGGCGCACACACACTGCGTGTCCGATCACCAGACACATGCCAATCGTTTGGCTGTCTTACTTCCACGTCATCgtactttctctctctctctctctctctctctctgtttatTTTTTCTCGTACTTCTCAGACGGGACGCATTTTTGTTCGTTTCTTATCTTATCGGTCATCCGCTTCCTGATGCAGGGCAGCATATAATATTGCAAGCTGTCCCAATAATTTTTGTTATCCCTTTGGGCAAGAGTTAACATTCAGATCAATTTACGCGCACCACGGTTAATATTTCATTTCGTGCTTTAAACTTAGGTGCGGGGGAACTTGAAGGACAATGTTTGGGTTCCGTGACTCAATTTATTCAGTCACGGTCCAAATACAAAACACTTACTCTCATACATTAGTTttgaattttgtaaaaaataaaaattgtataAGCCTTACAAAATGCCCATATTCATGGAGAAACTCTCTCTTCTTTCAATTTCAAGAAGTTTGGCTTAATGGTAAGAATGAATTTAAGTATTTATTCGATTTTGAATTCGAAATCCCTTGGATCTACCAAAGTGTTTTTGGCGTAATTACCCGTTCTGTACGCCGTCGGGTAAAGCTGTATTGATCATTGACAGTAACGAATTCGTATTTAATCATCCACTTGACGCTTTGTGTATAGAATCGTGATGCTCTTGGCATCATTTTGTGCTCCTCAACTGTTCTGCTCTATTGACCGTAAAAAAAGTCATTTACGGTGCGTATCTAACCTAGGTACTAGCTAGATCGAACAGTTTGAAgattatatcttttttttttcgtaattaatttgatgtaacatAATGAAATAGAACACACCATAGAACTATTGAATCTGGTCAAACTTGTCCACGAGATTATGAGGCCTGATAACCTAAActataaaatgtttcaaacaGGCTTGCGACCTGTATTGCAAATAAAGTACGTATCACGTCTCGCGGTTCATCAAAACATTGGTAATCCGTAAAATACCTTCTTCCATTAATTCATACATTCTGGTTGATCTAACGATGAGCTATGTGTTAGTAATAAGTAAGTTAAAATCACTAATAAGCAAAAAATCTGTCCCTTCAGTCGAATGTTTGATCAAGGCGTTGTATTGGGCCCGAATTGGCTCCGAGGTCCAAAAGGCGT is a genomic window containing:
- the LOC116206209 gene encoding uncharacterized protein LOC116206209, whose product is MSNHVMQSYHEKRDSGEDSIYARQSVWMAHWNRMSKAASHARNHLLVDHKPMEGNSGPATRQQLPYLSRPDAATDASNCGSEELTEVPVAGSANPPDESLKVFSHFSRKERLEHDQPFPMFGLSRNRDKSMMTHKNDQASLFCGQAAGPQIHPKIGPSASPGDFVKQEKMSLWTPSGYETRSQERLLDLGGTSRHFDEKNSLVVSASSKDDFFTFSCGYPVGPSAGRLEKVTAKGRLMNTSLTKLGPDQCNYHGSSAVFVQQSDNDPLTSKDQLAFYLGNNVYRKSLKDLGTSFFQSQTSPFEVAEAECSSRSRRSFFDIETMRICTTIDSVEGSKFHQKMKELFFTEKKTDANLLKGGKILRESVSSTTQFKGNTNKFSEVLRLSRGGGQQGVKLQPLWSSTDSEEKDNADDLKNESSAETDTMDMDALKDDHLCGEGVSLSNKNCVAFPKLLASRAAAESMNEEGRSRENADIPPLDLNYLALPSATSSSTDDKEPSMSKTQSLDAAHLLPTADGHMNQSKSTESASDPGIRWVKRLKLSNSETLFARGTKILKMEEGTSSPEKFNPFLGKTMKRRMTSSEPLTSEKSYKKKPILSDRNDHSVMKGCGSCSTSQSLEKSRSELLSNTWIRRWCRVQKTKKHEGEEAAFVFCEPQSLKASLDEIRKKQFPSLAAMALMGKAMHGFRPCEFKKSGSFVVWNTRGC